Within the Beduinella massiliensis genome, the region GGCACGAGCTCCTTCATGCCCTTCATCGTCTCCTCCGTCACCAGAACGGATTCCTTGAACGTCTCGCCGCCGTGCAGCACGCGGTGGCCGACCGCCGAGATCTCGTCCATGCTCTTGATGGCGCCCTTCTCCGCGTCCGTCAGCGCCGCCATGACCGCTTCGATGGCCTCGACGTGATCCTTCATGTTGCGTTCATAGTCGATGACCTTGTCTGCGACCTTCTGCTTGAAGTGCGTGCCCTCGATGCCGATGCGCTCGACCTGGCCCTTCGCCTCGACGGTCTCGCCCTCCATGTCGATCAACTGATACTTGAGCGACGAAGAACCCGCGTTGATAACCAAGATTTTCATGTACAACTCTCCTACCCAATACGTATTTCATATACGACGGGGCGCACGGCGTGCGCCCCGCTGCCTGTATCTCAGCCCTGTGCCTTGACCGCCGCGATTGCAACGACGGAGACGATGTCGTCTACCGAGCAGCCGCGGGAAAGGTCGTTCACGGGCTTGGCCAGACCCTGGATGATCGGGCCGACCGCCTCTGCGCCCGCCAAGCGCTGCACCAGCTTGTAGCCGATGTTGCCCGCCTGCAAGTCCGGGAAGACCAGCACGTTCGCCTTGCCGGCGACGGGGCTGCCCGGGCTCTTGAGCTGGCCGACGGATTCTACCAGCGCGGCGTCTGCCTGCAGTTCGCCGTCTACGTTCAGGTCGGGGGCGATCTCATGTGCAATCCGGGTCGCTTCCTGCACCTTGGTGACGTTCTCGTGCTTGGCCGAACCCTTCGTGGAGAAGGAAAGCAGCGCCACGCGCGGGTCGAGGTCCGCCAGCGCCCTGCCGGTCTGCGCGGAAGAAACCGCGATCGCGGCCAGCTCCTCTGCCGTGGGGTTGGGGATGACCGCGCAGTCGCCAAAGACCATCACGCCGTCGTCGCCGTATTTCTTGTTGGGCACGTCCATCAGGAAGCAGGAGGAGACGACCTTGATGCCGGGGGCCGTCTTGACGATCTGCAGCGCCGGGCGGAGCACGTCGCCGGTGGTGTTGATCGCGCCCGCGACCATGCCGTCCGCGTCGTCCATCTTCAGCATCATCGTAGCGAAGTAAAGCGTGTTCTTCGTCACCAGCTCGGTCGCCTGCTCCAGCGTCATGCCCTTCTTCTGGCGCAGCTCGAAGAGCTTCTGCGCGTAAGCCGGGGTCTTCTCGCAGGTAGCGGGATCGACGATGGAAACGCCCGACAGGTTCACGCCCAGCTCCTGTGCCTTGGCCTCCACCTCGGCCTTGGCGCCGACCAGCGTCACCTTCGCAAGCTTCTGCTCGACGATCTTCGCGGACGCCTGCACCGTACGGGGCTCCGTACCCTCGGCCAGCACGATGTGCTTGATGTCGGCAGCCGCCTTCGCCTTAATCTTTTCAATGACAGACATGTTCAAATCCTCCTCGACGTGGTACTATAGTAAAGAGTTGGTTTCATTGTAGAAATCATCCTATATTATACAGGAAAAAGCGTTTTTTGAAAAGGCAATACGGCCGCTTTTGCCGTATTTTTCGGAAAAAGGGCGGCTTTGAGAGCGTCCGCAGCAGTCAGGAGGGCCCTATGCGCGTCGTCGGCGTCATCTGCGAATACAATCCCTTTCATAACGGCCACGCCTATCATCTCGCGCAGGCGCGCGCCCGCGCCCGCGCGGACTACGTGGTCTGCGTCATGAGCGGCTGCTTTACGCAGCGCGGTGAGCCCGCGCTGCTGGATAAATGGATCCGCGCCCGCATGGCGCTGTCCGGCGGCGCGGACCTCGTGCTCGAGCTGCCCTTTGCGTTCGCCTGCGCGCAGGCGGAACGCTTTGCGCGCGGCGGCGTGGCGCTGCTCGCTTCCCTCGGCGCCGTCACCCACCTCTCCTTCGGCTGTGAGGAACAAAGCCTGCCGTATCTGCGCCAGGCTACGGAGCTGCTGGGCGAGGAGCCGCCCGCCTTTCGCGCCGCCCTCGCTCGCGCGCTCGCGCGGGGCTGCTCCTTCCCACGCGCCCGCGCGCAGGCGCTTTGTGAGACGCTGGGGCTCCATGAAGAGGACGCGCCTGCGCTCGCGCAGCCGAATTTTTCGCTCGCTGCGGAATACCAACGCGCGCTGAGAGAGCTCGCGCCCGCCGTCAAGGCGCTCCCCGTCGCGCGCAGTGGAAGCGGCTATCACGAGGAAGCGCTCTCCCCTCTCGCCTCCGCGACCGCCATCCGCTTGGCCGCGCGGCGCGGGGAGTGGCAGGCACTCCATGCCGCCATGCCGGACGCAGACCTGCTGCAAGCGGCATTTGCAGAAGGTCGCTGTGCCGACCTGGATGCTTTTTCCAATCTGCTGCTCTACCGGCTTCGCACGATGCGGCTTTGCGACCTGCGCGCGCTCTACGATATGCCGGAGGGGCTCGAAAACCGCATTCTGCGCTGCGCGCAGGATGCGGCGGCGTATGAGCAGCTCGTTACCGGCATCAAGTCCAAGCGCTACACCCGCGCGCGTATCACCCGCATGCTGCTGCACGCGCTCGTGGGATTCACGCGCGAACAGGCGCAAGCATCCCCGCTGCCAAGCTATGCGCGCGTGCTCGGCTTTCGCGAGGATGCCGCTCCCCTGCTTCGCCATCTCAAGGGTTCCTCCTCCGTTCCGCTCGTCCTGCGCGCCGCGCCCTTTGAGCGGCAGGCTGATCCCCTCTTTTGCCTGGACGTCCGGGCGACCGACGTCTGGGCCCTCTGCTGCACCGCTCCTGACGCGCGTCTGGGGCGGCGGGATGCGCGCACTTCCCCCGTCATCCTCCGGTCATGAAGCCCGTCCCCCGCGCATACGATGCCTCAGAACAGGGGGGGATTCCATGGCCGCCGTCTTTGCCGGCTTTTTGCTCGCGCTCATGCTGCGCTTTCCGCTTGAGGCTCTCGATGCCGCTGCCAGCGGCCTGCGCGTGTTTTCGCAGGGGGTTTTGCCCGCGCTTTTTCCGTACATGGTGCTCTGCCAGCTTCTTACGCCCGCCCTCTGCCGCATGCGCCGCATTCCCCGCGCGCTGCCTGTCGCCGCGCTCGCCTTTATGGGCGGTTCACCCGGCGGCGCTCGGCTCATTTCGCTTCTGCGCGAGCAGGGGGCGTTGAACTCGCGGCAGACGCGCCTGCTCGCGGCGCTCACCGGCACATGCAGCCCCATGTTCCTGCTCGGAACAGTAAGCGTATGGGCTTCCTCACGCGCGCTGGGGGTTGCCGTGCTCGCCGCACATTGGCTCGGCTCGGCGCTGTGCGCGCTGTGCATCTGGCCATTTTTGAAGCCGGAAAGCGTCCCAAAATCGTCAGCCCCTGCCGCCGTGGAACCTGTTTCGTTCGCCAAGGCGGTGCAGGGCAGCGCCCTGGCGATGCTCACCGTCTGCGGGTGCATCGTGCTCATGAGCGTCGCCGCCTGCCTGTGCGGCTGTGCCTTTCCGGTCTTTACCCGCACGGCACAGGCCTTTTTGCACGCGGCGCTCGAAATGGCTGGCGGCTCCCGGGCCATCATTTCCCTTGGTTTTCCCCCGCGCGAAGCCGCCGTCTGCGTGTGCGCGGCTATCTCGTTCGGCGGCGTCAGCATTCTGCTGCAAAACCTTTCCTTTTTGCGGCCGGTCGGTGTGCCCGCGGTCTTTCTGTGCGGCTGCCGGGCGCTGCACGCGTTGTTTTCCGCCGCGCTGGTCTACGCCCTCTATCCCCTCTGCGCCCGCGTTATTCCGGCCGCCTCGCTAGCGCCCACCGCTCCCTCCCCGCTTCTGATGGCCGCGCTCTTTACATCGCTCGCGCTGGCCGCTGCGCTCGTCATGCTGTTCAGGCGTTCCGGAAAGGCAAAGGGCCTTCCGGCAAAATAGACATTCAAGCTGGGCGCGGCATCCAAAATGCAAGGCGGTGTTGCAGATTAAAAAATCTGCGGCACTGGACTGTATCCGGTTGAACGGACAGGAAAATAAAAGGATATTGTAGAATTACGCAACCTTACGCGGCGTTGCTCCTGATTTCATAGGGAGTAAGGCCGTATTTCAGGTTAATGCGTTCGAAGTTGTAGAAGTGGACATATTGTGCAACCAACTCCTCTACCTCTGCGCGAGTAGAATAATGGGCACGATAAAGGCATTCCGATTTAAGCGTTCCGAAGAAATTCTCCATAGCAGCATTGTCGTATGGACAACCGGGACTGGACATAGAGGGTTGAAAGTGATATTCTTTGCTTAGGTCGAAGTATGCTTCGGAGGTGTATTGAGACCCTTGGTCACTGTGGAGCGCGAGTCCATCAGTGACCTTCTCTGTTATCATAGCGTCTCGGATCGTCTGAGTAACCAGCGATGCGGCCATGTCGCCACCAATGCGATAGGCCAACACCATTCGACCACAAAGGTCAATCACCGCACACATATACAGCATTCCCTGTGGTGTGGGGATATAGGTGATATCTGTTGACCAGAAACGATTGGGCCGTTGCTGTTCAAAGGCACGCTGCAATAGGTTTGGGTATTTGTACACGTTTTGCTGATGTTGAGTATATCTTCTTTGCCGCCGAATCTGTGCAAGCAGATTGGTCTTGCGCATGACGCGCAGAAGTGCTTTAAGATTTACATTTTTTCTTTTCTTCCGCTGGATCCAGAGACGAACACGGCGGATGCCGTAGGTCTGGTTGCACTGCTGTTGACATTCCACAATCAGATCGACCAACCACTGATCTTTCGGCGTTTTTTCTTGCTTTTTACGCCAAGCATAATACCCACTTCGGGAAACTTCAAATACTTCACACATTGTGACGATAGGATAAATGTTGCGAAAACGTTCTATAACTCGATATTTCAATTTCACCTCCTTCCAACTTCTAACAGAAAATTTCGCAGCAGTTCCACCTGCATACGCAGTTTTACCAATTCATTATTCTGCTGGATTTCCTCGTTCTCCGGCATTTTACGCGGACGGCCTTTAGGGCGAGGTACATCGCCCTTTGCGATTAATCGTTCTCTACGGTTTTCTCGATTGACTAGTTGCTCAACCTGTTTCTTCGTTAGCCCAAGGCTGGCTCCGATTTCACGATTCGTTTCGCCCGTGATTTTCCGCTCGCGTATTGTTTCAATAAGGCCTTGTACCTTCGTGTATTTTTGCCTCATACAATAAACCTCCTGTCGTAGTTTGCTTCTTACATTCTACAACAGGAGGTCTCTTATTTCATTGTCCGTTTATCGGGATACAGTCCATTTTTTCATTTTCTTGTTACGGTCTTTTTGTGCAACGGCCCCTTCTATGATTACAGCACCTTGCGCAGGAAGTCCTGCGTGCGCGGGTTCTGCGGGTTGCCGAAAATCTGCTGGGGCGTGCCTTCCTCCATGACGATGCCCTCGTCCATGAAGAGCACGCGGTCACCCACTTCGCGGGCAAAGCCCATTTCGTGCGTCACGACGACCATCGTCATGCCGTCCTTTGCAAGCTGCTTCATGACGTCGAGCACCTCCCCGACCATCTCCGGATCCAGCGCGCTCGTCGGCTCGTCAAAGAGCATGACGTCCGGGTTCATCGCCAGCGCGCGCACGATGGCGATGCGCTGCTTCTGCCCGCCGGAAAGCTGATTCGGGTAGGTATTCGCCTTGTCCTTAAGCCCAACGCGCGCGAGGAGCTGTTCTGCCTTTTTCGCGGCCTCGTCCTTGTTCATGAGGCCGGTGTTGACGGGCGCTAAGGTGAGGTTTTGCAGCACGGTCAGGTGGGGAAAGAGGTTGAACTGCTGAAAGACCATGCCCATGCGCCTGCGAATCCGGTTGATATCGCACTTGGGATCGGTGATGTCGGTGCCCTCAAAGAGAATCTGTCCGCTCGTGGGCGTCTCCAGCAGGTTCAGACAGCGCAGAAAGGTGCTTTTCCCGCTGCCGCTGGGCCCGATCACGACGACCTTCTCTCCGGGGGCGATGTGCTGATGGATGCCCTTTAATACTTCCAGGTCGCCGAATTTCTTATGCAAATCCTTAACGGTTATCACCCTGACGAAGCCTCCTCTCCAGCTTGCTGACCAGCCACGTGAAGAACATGACCACCATGAGGTAAATCAACGCCACGGCGATCAGCGGCATGAACGCCGAATAGGTGACGCCGCGGATGCGGTTGCCGCCGAACGTCAAATCGGCCACCGCTACGTAACCGGCGACGGAGGTCTCCTTCAGCAGGGCGATGAATTCGTTGGCCAGCGTGGGCAGCACGTTTTTGAGCACCTGCGGCGCGATGATCAGCCACATGGTCTGCAGGTAGTTCAGTCCAAGGCTGCGCCCGGCCTCCATCTGCCCCTTGTCCACCGACAGGATGCCGCCGCGGATGATCTCGGACACGTATGCGCCGGAGTTAATGCCGAACGCCAGCGCCGCCACCATCAGGCCGTTGTCGGAGGACGCGAAGATGACGTAGTACATGATGAGCAGCTGCACCACGACGGGCGTGCCGCGGATCACCGTGGTGTAAAGGCGGCAAATGCGGTTGAGCAGCGACAGCACGAACCGTGCCGGCCCCTTGCGCATCGCAGCGCCGTTATTCTCCCAGGTGGTGCGGACGATAGCGATGAGAACGCCGATGACGATGCCGAGCAGGCAGGCCAAAAAGGAGATGAGGAGCGTGTTCTGCAGGCCGTTCCACAGCAGCTTCCAGCGATCCTTCTGTATAAAGTTCAAAATAAATTCAGCCTTTACGCCGTCGAACCACGCCGCTAAGCTGTTGAAAATCGTCACGCAGGTGACCTCCATTTTCCATTCAAATTCCGAAATAACCCGTCCATGGGCCGCGCGTTACGCAGCCCATGGACGGGGAAATGCCCCGGTTATATGTTCTGACTTGGGATCCATCAGTCCTAGCTTTACTCGGCGCTGATGTACTTGTCTACGATAGCCTTGACGGTTCCGTCCTCGATGAGCCCCTTCAATGCCTCGTTGAACTTGGCGACCAGTTCGCTGTCCTTGGCGAAGCAGGCGGCGTAGTCCTCGACGGCATACTGGGTGTCGAGCACCTTCAGTCCTTCGTTAGCGGCTACATAAGCCTTCGCGGGCTCGTTATCGATGACGACACAGTCGATTTTGCCGTTTTTCAGCGCCATCACGGCCTCGTTGCCGTTGGGATAACGCATGACCTTGCCCAGCCCCGCTTCCTCGATGTCGCCGGTTACGTAGATGTCGCCGGTCGTGGAGAGCTGCACGCCCACGCTGTAGTTGGCGCCTTCTACGAACAGGTCGTCGACGGTGGTGATCGGCGAACCCTCCTTGACGACGACCGCCTGAATGCCGGTGGCGTAGCTGTCGGAGAAATCGACCATCTGCGCACGCTCTTCGGTCACGGTCATGCCAGCCATCGCGAAGTCGGCCTTGCCGGACTGCACGGCGGCGATGATGGAATCGAACTCCATGTCGTCGATCTTGAGCTTGTAGCCGAGCTTTTCGCAGACCGCGGCAGCAATGTCGGCGTCGATGCCCACGACGTCCTCGCCCTCGCGGAACTCATAGGGCGGGAAGGAGGCGTTGGTCGCCATGGTGAGCGTATCGGCGTCCGCTGCAAAGGCGCTAACCGCCATCGTCAGCATCGCAATACAAAGAGCAAAGGAAATCAGCTTTTTCATTTTTCTTCCCCCATACTTGCTTGTTTTTTGAGAATGGCTGAATTATATCGCATAATCATGAATGTGTCAAGGCCAATTTCGCTTTTTTCTGCATAAAAATGAGTATGATTTTTAAAGCGGCGAATATTTAAGCAACTTCTATGCAATCGGGACGAGGCGGCGTCCTTTGGGCTTGCAAAAATCGACAAAGGCGGTATAATGGTAACAGTTTGATTGCCGGAGGGATCTCGTTTGCTTCACCTGATCGTCAACCCCATCGCCGGAAACGGACGGTGCGCCGCCATTGCCGGGCGTATTGAGGAAGCGCTCCGGGCGAAAGGCCATGTCTTTGAAACGCAGCGGACGCTCCGGCCCGGGCATGCCGAGGAACTCGCCCGGCGCGTCGCACAGACGGGCGCGCCGCTCGTGCTGTGCGCTGGCGGGGACGGAACCGCCTTCGAGGCCGCGCACGGCCTGATCGGCTCGAAGACGGCGCTCGGCATCCTCCCCTGCGGCACGGGCAACGACTTCACGCGCATGCTCCATCTGCCCTCAAAACCCGAGGAGGCGGCTCTCGCGCTGCTCGAAGGCCACGCCCAACCGATCGACGTGGGCTACATCAATGGGCATCTGTTTCTCAACTCCTGCGGAGCCGGGTTTGACGCCCAAACCGTACAGGCGGCACAGAAAGCAAAATTTCTCGGCCGTGGCATGCTCCCCTACCTCTACGGCGTGTTCGACACGCTCGCTCACTACAGACCGCGCGAAATGACGATCCAGGCGGACGACGCCCCGCCCTTCACGCAGCCCTGCCTGCTGTGCATCGTCGCAAACGGGCAATTCATCGGCGGCGGTATGCAAATCGCCCCATGTGCGCGTTTTGACGACGGGCTGTTCGACCTCCTTTACGTCGATCCGCTGCCTCGCCGCAAAATCGTTCGTCTCCTGCCAGAAATGATCCGTGGAAAACACATGCGCTTTACAGAAATCGTTCATCACATCCGCTGCCGGAGCGTACGCATCGACTGCCCCGGCATGCTCATGCAATGCGACGGCGAGCTGCAAACGCTGGACAGCGCTTCGTTTTCATTGACGCCCGCACGATTGCTGCTTCAGGTTCCCTAATGCCTGCACAGGTTTTTCAAAATCCCCCGGCGCGCGCCGGGGGATCTGCTTTGCTCGGAAACGAATTTTCATCCTGTTTCATTGAACGGGGAGGAGCGCAGGCTTGCCATTTTCCTGCGTGACGCGGTAAAGCGTCTGCTGCGTGAGCCCCTGCGGAAAAAACGCGGCGAAATCCCGTTCAAACGCTTCCTTCGTCCAGCAAAGATACAGGTAATCGTAATGCGCCGCTACCTCCGACGCCCAATCTTCGGGGGCCATGACGCGCGTCCAGATGTCACCCTCCGCATAGGGTGCGGTGCCGACGCTCGTCCAGTCCGATGGATTGAGCGCGTCGTCCGGCAGCCCGAGGTCGTAGCGCACGAGCCACCAGTCGTAATCCCCGCCCACGGGCGAGAGGATGTACAGGCGTTCCCCCTCCTGCATGAGTCTCTTCGCATTCCGCGCCGGAGCATAGCTTTCCCTTGCGTTGGCCGTCTCTCTCGATTGAAGCGGCGCGGTCGCCTCGTGATAGAGGGTCAATCCCACGTTTTGCAGCACGCACAGGCTCAAAAAGACGCACACCGCCGCCTTGACCCCTCCGCCGCGCCGTGCGCCTTGAACGCAGCCAATGCCCGCTGTGAAAAACAGCATCGCCAGGGCGTAGGTCATCATGTATCGGCCAAAAGAGGCCAGGTTTTCCGCCTCATATTCCGAATATGCGAAAAGATAGAGCGCGAGCAGCGTTCCGGCATATAGGGCGGCGCCTATCGCCGTCATGCCAAACGCCATGCTCATACGCCTTTGCTCCGCCAAGGGCCGCTTTCTCAGCAGCGCCCAGCCCGCGCACAGGAAGAGGATGAGCGCCGTAAAGCATGTGACCGGCATCAGATAACCCGTGAGCTCGAATTCACCCAGCGCCCTCAGGAAGTAGAGCACCGCGTTCTTCCTCCCGCCGCTCAGGCCCGCAAGGCGGCTCAGGCCGTCCATCGTCCAGGAGGAACCGACTCCGGCCAGCGTCGTGTGCGCCTTCCACGAAAGCAGCGCGATCAGCACCGCCCCAGCAGTCATGAAGACCGCCCTGCGGTTTCCGTGCGAAAAGCGCAGCGCATCCACCGCCATCACGACCAGCGCGATCGCCGCCAGCCCCGCGCCGGACGATTTCGTCAGCGCGAGCAGGCAGAGCTGCGAAAGAACGCAGAACCGGCCGCACAGGCTGTCGTCCGAAAAGTAGGTCGCGAGCGCCCCGCCCAGCAGCAGTCCCAGCATTGCGTCGACGTACAGTTCGCTGAAAAACGAAGGGTAAAACGCCGTCGGCAGCAGAAGGGCATTCAGGAAAAACAGCGTACCTGCCGTCAGACAATGCCGTTTGCGCGTCAGCGAAAAGACCGGCATCACGAGCGCAAAGTAGGCCGCGTTCATGGCGATCAGCGTCGCATCCTCCCGGAACGCAGGATAGGTTCGTGCAAAGAAATACTGAATCAGCGACATCGCCGGGGGATAATCCCTAAACGTTGCGTTCGAGACAGGATCGGTATTTAAGACGTTCAGGACCGACATCGTCTTCGCAGTCAATCCCCAGTGAGTAAATTCGTCCCAGTTGACCAACATGCGCCCTCTGTTCTGAACGAGCGCGAAGACAAAAAAGAGCAGCCAGACGAGCAACGCGCCAAAGGTTCCTTCGGGTACATTTTTGCGC harbors:
- the pta gene encoding phosphate acetyltransferase — translated: MSVIEKIKAKAAADIKHIVLAEGTEPRTVQASAKIVEQKLAKVTLVGAKAEVEAKAQELGVNLSGVSIVDPATCEKTPAYAQKLFELRQKKGMTLEQATELVTKNTLYFATMMLKMDDADGMVAGAINTTGDVLRPALQIVKTAPGIKVVSSCFLMDVPNKKYGDDGVMVFGDCAVIPNPTAEELAAIAVSSAQTGRALADLDPRVALLSFSTKGSAKHENVTKVQEATRIAHEIAPDLNVDGELQADAALVESVGQLKSPGSPVAGKANVLVFPDLQAGNIGYKLVQRLAGAEAVGPIIQGLAKPVNDLSRGCSVDDIVSVVAIAAVKAQG
- a CDS encoding nucleotidyltransferase gives rise to the protein MRVVGVICEYNPFHNGHAYHLAQARARARADYVVCVMSGCFTQRGEPALLDKWIRARMALSGGADLVLELPFAFACAQAERFARGGVALLASLGAVTHLSFGCEEQSLPYLRQATELLGEEPPAFRAALARALARGCSFPRARAQALCETLGLHEEDAPALAQPNFSLAAEYQRALRELAPAVKALPVARSGSGYHEEALSPLASATAIRLAARRGEWQALHAAMPDADLLQAAFAEGRCADLDAFSNLLLYRLRTMRLCDLRALYDMPEGLENRILRCAQDAAAYEQLVTGIKSKRYTRARITRMLLHALVGFTREQAQASPLPSYARVLGFREDAAPLLRHLKGSSSVPLVLRAAPFERQADPLFCLDVRATDVWALCCTAPDARLGRRDARTSPVILRS
- a CDS encoding IS3 family transposase — encoded protein: MKYRVIERFRNIYPIVTMCEVFEVSRSGYYAWRKKQEKTPKDQWLVDLIVECQQQCNQTYGIRRVRLWIQRKKRKNVNLKALLRVMRKTNLLAQIRRQRRYTQHQQNVYKYPNLLQRAFEQQRPNRFWSTDITYIPTPQGMLYMCAVIDLCGRMVLAYRIGGDMAASLVTQTIRDAMITEKVTDGLALHSDQGSQYTSEAYFDLSKEYHFQPSMSSPGCPYDNAAMENFFGTLKSECLYRAHYSTRAEVEELVAQYVHFYNFERINLKYGLTPYEIRSNAA
- a CDS encoding ATP-binding cassette domain-containing protein; amino-acid sequence: MITVKDLHKKFGDLEVLKGIHQHIAPGEKVVVIGPSGSGKSTFLRCLNLLETPTSGQILFEGTDITDPKCDINRIRRRMGMVFQQFNLFPHLTVLQNLTLAPVNTGLMNKDEAAKKAEQLLARVGLKDKANTYPNQLSGGQKQRIAIVRALAMNPDVMLFDEPTSALDPEMVGEVLDVMKQLAKDGMTMVVVTHEMGFAREVGDRVLFMDEGIVMEEGTPQQIFGNPQNPRTQDFLRKVL
- a CDS encoding amino acid ABC transporter permease, which encodes MTIFNSLAAWFDGVKAEFILNFIQKDRWKLLWNGLQNTLLISFLACLLGIVIGVLIAIVRTTWENNGAAMRKGPARFVLSLLNRICRLYTTVIRGTPVVVQLLIMYYVIFASSDNGLMVAALAFGINSGAYVSEIIRGGILSVDKGQMEAGRSLGLNYLQTMWLIIAPQVLKNVLPTLANEFIALLKETSVAGYVAVADLTFGGNRIRGVTYSAFMPLIAVALIYLMVVMFFTWLVSKLERRLRQGDNR
- a CDS encoding transporter substrate-binding domain-containing protein produces the protein MKKLISFALCIAMLTMAVSAFAADADTLTMATNASFPPYEFREGEDVVGIDADIAAAVCEKLGYKLKIDDMEFDSIIAAVQSGKADFAMAGMTVTEERAQMVDFSDSYATGIQAVVVKEGSPITTVDDLFVEGANYSVGVQLSTTGDIYVTGDIEEAGLGKVMRYPNGNEAVMALKNGKIDCVVIDNEPAKAYVAANEGLKVLDTQYAVEDYAACFAKDSELVAKFNEALKGLIEDGTVKAIVDKYISAE
- a CDS encoding diacylglycerol kinase family protein, with product MLHLIVNPIAGNGRCAAIAGRIEEALRAKGHVFETQRTLRPGHAEELARRVAQTGAPLVLCAGGDGTAFEAAHGLIGSKTALGILPCGTGNDFTRMLHLPSKPEEAALALLEGHAQPIDVGYINGHLFLNSCGAGFDAQTVQAAQKAKFLGRGMLPYLYGVFDTLAHYRPREMTIQADDAPPFTQPCLLCIVANGQFIGGGMQIAPCARFDDGLFDLLYVDPLPRRKIVRLLPEMIRGKHMRFTEIVHHIRCRSVRIDCPGMLMQCDGELQTLDSASFSLTPARLLLQVP